In a genomic window of Sulfuriferula nivalis:
- a CDS encoding adenylyl-sulfate kinase encodes MPDLISPYGAEKLTNLLATDDVYELQKLAPRLPSIALDAYQQSDLMLLISGAYTPLIGYMDELSYLSVLSHMRLPGGLTWMYPLTLAIPLRLAQTIQSGMSIALRDEYDELLAVLTVSEIFKANLALEAQMLGTDLDFSRESVWYVSGSVVGVKIINRYDFIGDYHTPLQLRQYFSEHGWCNVVAYQSVQPLHRATLDFMQRAAVQNQAGLLIQSLTGGEQHLHSTYFPTVRSYQALMHRLCKFTAVMSLSANYVRRGGVREILHRAIISRNYGCSHLIVGGEAAAQGVNRRGRDLLEGDAFHHVEQHIGDIGVKLIPYPRMVYVEDRAQYLPLEEAPKDAYKLVLTSEEVKRRLLANLTIPDWYTFPEVLKEMRLAYPPWQSAGFTILLTGVSGVGKSTLASALSQALGAIGARKVSLLDNDFINHHPGVADNVDVIAMLAHEIVKHHGIAICAIDVPTIALRRSIRNAVQNEGGYFEIALTAPTSVCAARLIKKNRSAQVAEVYEVPEQAELLIDTSMTNVIQAMQLVILKLEQEGYI; translated from the coding sequence ATGCCTGACTTAATAAGTCCTTATGGTGCAGAAAAACTGACGAATTTGCTAGCTACGGATGATGTATATGAATTACAGAAGCTGGCACCTCGGTTACCCAGCATAGCTTTAGATGCTTACCAGCAAAGTGATTTAATGTTATTAATCTCTGGTGCATATACACCTTTGATCGGGTATATGGATGAGCTGAGTTACCTTAGTGTGTTATCGCATATGCGGCTTCCTGGGGGCTTAACTTGGATGTACCCTTTAACTTTGGCGATACCATTGAGGCTTGCGCAGACAATTCAATCAGGTATGTCGATTGCGCTTAGAGATGAATATGACGAGTTGCTGGCAGTCTTGACTGTCTCGGAAATATTTAAAGCTAATCTAGCTCTAGAAGCGCAAATGTTAGGGACTGATTTAGATTTCAGCAGAGAATCAGTCTGGTATGTGAGCGGAAGTGTGGTTGGCGTAAAAATTATTAATCGTTATGATTTTATCGGTGACTATCATACTCCATTGCAATTACGGCAATATTTTAGCGAGCATGGTTGGTGTAATGTGGTTGCTTATCAAAGCGTACAACCTCTACATCGGGCTACATTAGATTTTATGCAGCGTGCTGCAGTTCAAAATCAGGCTGGGTTGCTAATACAGTCATTAACTGGTGGTGAACAGCATTTACATTCCACTTATTTCCCCACTGTACGTAGTTACCAAGCGCTCATGCACAGGTTATGTAAATTCACAGCGGTGATGAGTCTTTCAGCAAACTATGTACGCCGAGGTGGGGTGCGTGAAATATTACATAGAGCAATTATTAGTCGGAATTACGGGTGCTCACACCTGATCGTAGGTGGTGAAGCAGCTGCGCAAGGAGTTAATCGTCGTGGACGAGATTTACTTGAAGGCGATGCCTTTCATCATGTAGAACAGCATATAGGCGATATTGGTGTAAAGCTGATTCCTTATCCTCGTATGGTATATGTGGAAGATCGTGCGCAATATTTACCCCTGGAAGAAGCACCTAAGGATGCATATAAACTGGTATTGACCTCCGAAGAGGTGAAGCGACGTTTACTTGCGAATCTTACTATTCCAGATTGGTATACTTTTCCTGAGGTGTTAAAAGAAATGCGATTGGCCTATCCACCATGGCAGTCCGCAGGTTTTACAATACTATTGACCGGTGTTTCCGGAGTTGGTAAGTCGACCTTGGCGAGTGCTTTAAGTCAGGCTTTAGGTGCTATTGGTGCACGCAAGGTAAGCTTGCTGGATAATGATTTTATAAATCATCACCCTGGCGTTGCAGATAATGTTGATGTAATCGCTATGCTGGCACATGAAATAGTTAAACATCATGGTATAGCTATTTGTGCAATTGATGTACCTACAATTGCGCTAAGGCGGAGTATTCGAAATGCAGTGCAGAATGAAGGTGGTTATTTTGAAATAGCGCTTACTGCACCAACTAGTGTATGTGCCGCGCGTTTGATCAAAAAAAATAGATCTGCGCAAGTTGCGGAAGTTTATGAAGTGCCAGAGCAAGCTGAGTTGCTTATAGATACAAGTATGACCAATGTAATACAAGCGATGCAGTTGGTTATTCTGAAACTGGAACAAGAGGGCTATATTTAG
- the aroK gene encoding shikimate kinase AroK, whose translation MNTNNIYLVGLMGSGKTTVGKLLSKHLRKQFYDADHEIVKRTGVTIPMIFEVEGEAGFRKREEQVIADLTQLNDIILATGGGAVLSSNTRILLKQRGTVIYLRGTVDELFQRTRHDRNRPLLQTEDPKVRLRELHAQRDPLYREVADIIIDTGRQNVNILVQQLVQYLNAKSVSSSKD comes from the coding sequence ATGAATACTAACAATATCTATTTGGTGGGACTAATGGGGTCGGGTAAAACCACCGTTGGCAAATTGTTGTCGAAGCATTTGCGTAAGCAGTTCTATGATGCAGACCACGAGATTGTGAAGCGTACGGGCGTCACGATACCCATGATTTTCGAGGTTGAAGGTGAGGCTGGGTTTCGTAAGCGTGAAGAGCAGGTTATTGCTGATCTGACTCAGTTAAATGACATTATTTTGGCAACGGGTGGTGGCGCTGTGTTAAGTTCTAACACGCGTATTTTGCTTAAACAGCGTGGAACTGTCATTTATCTGCGTGGCACTGTAGACGAACTGTTTCAGCGTACACGGCATGATAGAAATCGACCTCTGCTACAAACTGAAGACCCAAAAGTGAGGTTGCGAGAATTGCATGCACAACGTGATCCTTTATATAGAGAAGTCGCTGATATCATCATAGATACGGGTCGTCAGAATGTGAATATCCTCGTGCAGCAATTAGTGCAGTACCTTAATGCAAAATCTGTATCATCCAGCAAAGATTGA